The following are from one region of the Mycolicibacterium helvum genome:
- a CDS encoding TetR/AcrR family transcriptional regulator, with protein sequence MDKKRGPRVDVDVPSLLLDTAEAMFSEESWDGLSLRSVARRAGVAPAAVTYHFATKTDLLAAVFQRRATGVGDDARRRLIEVLEDPGEVGARQLVEAVLQPFLTLINETPTAGRAWMSIFARLALTNSPIYVAEMNRQPNLNSLYVDTVFRFMPPTAATLDRCRIAMLAMVSVMSSSDHFGLSGPIGADGVDPAFVETLISFIAAGLAGSAETAKRPRRRGRAETAR encoded by the coding sequence GTGGACAAGAAGCGTGGCCCGCGCGTAGATGTCGACGTGCCATCGCTGCTGCTCGACACGGCTGAGGCGATGTTCAGCGAGGAGTCGTGGGACGGGTTGTCCCTTCGATCCGTCGCCCGGCGGGCGGGCGTCGCTCCTGCTGCCGTAACCTACCACTTCGCCACGAAGACCGACCTGCTCGCTGCGGTCTTCCAGCGACGAGCGACGGGCGTGGGAGATGATGCGCGGCGACGCCTGATCGAGGTCCTCGAAGATCCGGGGGAGGTCGGCGCCCGGCAGCTCGTCGAGGCGGTGCTCCAGCCGTTCTTGACGCTGATCAATGAGACTCCGACCGCAGGCCGAGCGTGGATGTCGATATTCGCCCGGCTCGCCCTCACGAACAGCCCTATTTACGTCGCCGAGATGAACCGACAGCCGAACCTCAACTCGCTCTACGTGGACACGGTTTTCCGATTCATGCCCCCGACCGCGGCAACTCTGGACCGATGCCGAATCGCCATGCTCGCTATGGTCAGTGTGATGTCCAGCTCGGATCACTTCGGCTTGTCGGGGCCGATCGGAGCCGACGGTGTCGATCCGGCTTTTGTTGAAACCCTCATCAGCTTCATCGCCGCCGGTCTTGCGGGCTCGGCTGAGACCGCGAAGCGCCCTCGTCGGAGGGGGAGAGCGGAAACCGCGAGGTAG
- a CDS encoding aldehyde dehydrogenase family protein, which produces MIPAQVARAREAFERGMTKPLAWRRYQLQALVRMLDEQGTAIEEAVAADLGRSHIDVHLSDVRTTKTEARLALRRLRSWTRDRRVRTILPLAPAHASIHREPLGTVLIISPWNYPVCLLLVPLVGAIAAGNSVVLKPSELAPTTASLLARIVPEYLDVDAVQVVEGGVEETTLLLAQPFDHIFYTGNGDVGRIVMKAAAEHLTPVTLELGGKSPVWVDDSFPLRDAAKWLAWGKFANCGQACVAPDYVLTTPDLVEPLAEAVAAEVTRLYGDDPAQSPDYGRIVNQRHVQRLTALLSSGRAVCGGTARPDDRFVAPTVLVDVALDSPVMQDEIFGPILPIVSVSSHRDAIDIIREHPKPLAMYAFTTRREVKRDLRDRTSSGGLVFGATLLHLSVPTLPFGGVGASGMGAYHGEHSMETFSHERAVLTKGRRLDLVELTRPPMTAKKASRLRRG; this is translated from the coding sequence GTGATCCCGGCGCAGGTTGCTCGCGCTCGTGAGGCGTTCGAGCGCGGAATGACCAAGCCGCTCGCATGGCGCCGATACCAGCTGCAGGCGCTGGTCCGCATGCTCGACGAGCAGGGGACGGCCATCGAGGAGGCGGTCGCCGCAGACCTGGGACGCAGCCACATCGACGTCCACCTGTCCGACGTCAGGACGACCAAGACCGAGGCCCGGTTGGCTTTGCGGCGGCTGAGGTCCTGGACGCGGGATCGCCGCGTCCGGACCATCCTGCCTCTCGCCCCGGCGCACGCAAGCATCCACCGCGAGCCGCTCGGGACGGTGCTGATCATCAGCCCGTGGAACTATCCCGTCTGCCTGCTGCTCGTCCCGCTGGTCGGAGCCATCGCGGCCGGCAACAGCGTCGTCTTGAAGCCGAGCGAGCTCGCGCCAACGACCGCTTCGCTCCTCGCCCGCATCGTGCCTGAGTACCTCGACGTCGACGCGGTGCAGGTCGTCGAGGGTGGCGTGGAGGAGACGACCCTTCTCCTCGCTCAGCCTTTCGACCACATCTTCTACACCGGCAACGGTGACGTCGGCCGCATCGTGATGAAGGCGGCCGCGGAGCACTTGACTCCCGTCACCCTCGAGCTCGGCGGCAAGTCGCCGGTCTGGGTCGATGACTCGTTCCCGCTCCGGGACGCCGCCAAGTGGCTCGCGTGGGGCAAGTTCGCGAACTGCGGACAGGCCTGCGTCGCTCCGGACTACGTGCTCACCACGCCCGACCTGGTCGAGCCGCTGGCTGAGGCCGTGGCCGCGGAGGTGACGCGACTCTACGGAGACGACCCGGCGCAGTCGCCGGACTATGGGCGCATCGTCAACCAGCGACACGTCCAGCGACTCACCGCCCTGCTGTCCTCGGGACGTGCCGTGTGCGGCGGGACGGCCCGGCCCGACGACAGATTCGTGGCCCCGACGGTGCTCGTCGATGTCGCGCTGGACAGCCCGGTCATGCAGGACGAGATCTTTGGTCCGATCCTCCCGATCGTGTCGGTATCGAGTCACCGCGACGCCATCGATATCATCCGCGAGCACCCCAAGCCGCTGGCCATGTACGCGTTCACCACCCGGCGCGAGGTCAAGCGCGACCTGCGCGACCGCACCTCGTCCGGCGGTCTCGTGTTCGGCGCCACGCTGCTCCATCTGAGCGTCCCCACCCTGCCGTTCGGCGGCGTAGGAGCCAGCGGCATGGGCGCCTATCACGGCGAGCACTCCATGGAGACGTTCAGTCACGAGCGCGCCGTTCTCACCAAGGGTCGACGGCTGGATCTGGTCGAGCTGACTCGTCCCCCGATGACGGCGAAGAAGGCGTCGCGGCTTCGTCGTGGCTGA
- a CDS encoding TetR/AcrR family transcriptional regulator codes for MTPARPADPRPNPSDDDTDVRNRLIDAAETSYLRRGVTRTTVEDVAKVAGVHRTTVYRYFQTKNDLLASVILRGSREMLIQARRELEGEGRFGDRLLAALDGAIESVTQSRWFESMFTADNLGMTVAGTAAEEVLNSVADLLTPFIEDARQRGEVRADLDSRQAVEWLNRIARMMLLELAADAPDALRGAERRDVLRRFVLPAFLP; via the coding sequence GTGACCCCAGCTCGCCCCGCCGATCCCCGTCCGAACCCGTCGGACGACGACACCGACGTCCGGAACCGCCTCATCGACGCGGCCGAGACCTCGTACCTCCGACGGGGGGTTACGCGAACCACCGTCGAAGACGTCGCAAAGGTCGCGGGCGTGCATCGGACGACTGTGTACCGGTACTTCCAGACGAAGAACGACCTGCTGGCCAGCGTCATCCTCCGAGGGTCACGGGAGATGTTGATCCAGGCCCGGCGGGAGCTCGAAGGCGAGGGCCGGTTCGGCGACCGGCTCCTGGCAGCACTCGACGGGGCCATCGAGTCCGTGACCCAGTCGAGGTGGTTCGAATCGATGTTTACCGCCGACAACCTCGGAATGACGGTGGCCGGCACCGCCGCCGAGGAGGTCCTGAACAGTGTTGCCGACCTCTTGACCCCGTTCATCGAGGACGCTCGACAGCGAGGTGAAGTCCGAGCCGACCTCGACTCGAGGCAAGCAGTCGAATGGCTGAACAGGATCGCGCGGATGATGCTGCTCGAGCTAGCAGCGGACGCGCCGGATGCGCTTCGGGGTGCGGAGCGGCGCGATGTCCTCCGCCGCTTCGTGCTTCCTGCCTTCCTCCCCTGA
- a CDS encoding MCE family protein, producing MTAVLVVGRLPLGQTIYHGEFVQAAQIRPGDQVTVAGINVGAVNGVKLAGDRVVVDFKVDSKVHLGHDTRAAIKLTTMLGSRYLELSPAGSGDLDHRTVSLANTSVPYDLQKTLADATTTFEQVDADRVAESLTTLSAGLAGVPEALPRALDNVKSLAAIISGRRDQISSLLKSVDTITAMIHTQQANLGTLVVRGRNLLAEIVSRRDAVRQLFASATAMINTLKTTLNDQPEMNKMLANLEELTRAIGKKEDLLRNFLQIAPVALRNLANATGSGNAIDVNLPAGMMIDSWMCALSARADQFNLPPYYKECAPSPDPYPGWPAPDPARAPR from the coding sequence GTGACCGCCGTCCTCGTTGTCGGCCGACTTCCTTTGGGGCAGACGATCTATCACGGCGAATTCGTTCAGGCGGCCCAGATCCGGCCGGGCGACCAAGTCACCGTCGCTGGGATCAACGTGGGTGCCGTCAATGGTGTCAAACTGGCCGGTGATCGCGTCGTCGTCGACTTCAAGGTCGACAGCAAAGTTCACCTGGGCCACGACACACGAGCCGCCATAAAGCTGACCACCATGCTGGGATCTCGTTACCTCGAGTTGTCCCCCGCCGGCAGCGGCGACCTCGACCACCGCACGGTCAGCCTGGCGAACACATCCGTCCCCTACGATCTACAGAAAACACTCGCAGATGCTACGACCACATTCGAGCAGGTCGATGCCGACCGCGTCGCCGAATCGCTGACCACTTTGTCTGCGGGCCTCGCCGGGGTGCCCGAAGCCCTGCCGCGGGCGCTGGACAACGTCAAATCGCTTGCCGCGATCATCTCCGGGCGGCGCGACCAAATCAGCTCCCTGCTCAAAAGTGTCGACACCATCACCGCGATGATCCACACACAGCAAGCCAATCTCGGCACCCTCGTGGTTCGGGGCCGAAACCTCTTGGCTGAGATCGTCTCCAGGCGCGACGCGGTGCGCCAGCTCTTCGCCAGTGCCACCGCAATGATCAACACCCTCAAGACAACTCTCAACGATCAGCCGGAGATGAACAAAATGCTCGCGAACCTTGAGGAGCTAACCCGCGCGATCGGCAAAAAGGAAGATCTGCTGCGCAACTTTCTGCAAATCGCGCCGGTGGCCCTCCGCAACCTTGCCAACGCCACGGGCAGTGGAAATGCGATCGACGTCAACCTTCCGGCCGGGATGATGATCGACTCATGGATGTGCGCGCTCAGCGCTCGCGCCGACCAGTTCAATCTGCCTCCGTACTACAAGGAGTGCGCGCCATCACCAGATCCGTATCCCGGATGGCCTGCGCCGGATCCCGCAAGGGCGCCGCGATGA
- a CDS encoding MCE family protein has protein sequence MSRRTALAVTAVLAAGLAVVAFVVVPRGADQPMTVTAQFEDVIGLYEGNDVSVLGMPVGKVTSIVPKSNYVEVKMAIDSGVDLPADVQAVTVSTSILTDRHIELTPAYRSGPKLRTGDLLGLPRTRTPVEFDRTLAMVDKLSSALRGDDHGHGPLADLVDIGAQIGSDSGPNIAATLDQLSQALRLGADNGAGTKQNIEAISTNLAELTRAAADNDATIREFGSNIRQFSAILAEQDLGAGDTGAKINQILGQAASLLETNREGLKSTVANSQTLLAAVDDNRRGVAEMMDLLPMLGDNVYNSIDTNVGAIRAHALADKLLANQQMVKEICNLSGIKDLGCATGTIADYGPDFGVNFLADGVAGMLETMAGAR, from the coding sequence ATGAGCCGCCGGACTGCCCTAGCCGTCACCGCGGTGCTCGCAGCGGGGCTGGCCGTCGTGGCCTTCGTCGTGGTTCCCCGCGGCGCTGACCAGCCGATGACGGTGACGGCCCAGTTCGAGGACGTTATCGGGCTCTACGAGGGCAACGACGTCTCGGTGCTGGGCATGCCCGTCGGAAAAGTAACGAGCATCGTCCCCAAGTCCAACTACGTTGAAGTGAAAATGGCGATCGACAGCGGCGTCGACCTACCGGCCGATGTTCAGGCGGTCACCGTATCGACGTCGATCCTTACCGATCGGCACATCGAACTGACCCCGGCCTACCGCAGCGGACCGAAGTTGCGGACCGGGGACCTCTTGGGCTTGCCGCGCACCCGTACACCCGTCGAGTTCGACCGCACACTCGCGATGGTCGACAAACTCTCGAGCGCCTTGCGCGGTGACGACCACGGGCACGGCCCGCTGGCAGACCTCGTCGATATCGGCGCTCAGATCGGGTCCGACAGTGGCCCCAACATCGCAGCGACCCTCGATCAGCTGTCTCAAGCGCTGCGCCTCGGTGCCGATAACGGCGCAGGTACCAAGCAGAACATCGAGGCGATCTCGACCAATCTTGCGGAATTGACGCGAGCGGCCGCCGACAACGATGCGACGATACGCGAATTCGGTTCGAACATCCGCCAATTCAGCGCCATCCTGGCAGAGCAGGATCTTGGCGCCGGCGACACCGGCGCCAAGATCAACCAGATACTGGGCCAAGCGGCGTCGCTACTGGAGACCAACCGCGAAGGGCTGAAGTCCACCGTTGCCAATTCTCAGACCCTGTTGGCCGCCGTTGACGACAATCGCCGCGGCGTGGCAGAAATGATGGACCTCTTACCGATGCTCGGCGACAACGTGTACAACTCAATCGACACCAACGTCGGCGCCATTCGCGCGCACGCCCTCGCCGACAAGCTCCTCGCCAACCAACAAATGGTCAAGGAGATCTGCAACCTTTCCGGGATCAAAGACTTGGGATGCGCAACGGGCACAATTGCCGACTACGGCCCGGACTTCGGCGTGAATTTCCTGGCCGACGGCGTGGCCGGCATGCTCGAAACGATGGCGGGAGCCCGGTGA
- a CDS encoding MlaD family protein, with amino-acid sequence MTSLPLPAPGKADHGISLTAEFSNALNLPAQAKVRLNGADIGQVESIRAQNFNALVTMRLRADVPLPIGTTAELRSATPLGDVFVAIRTNPNPAPGTPLLRDGDNLTSNSTSAAATIEQVLGSAALLVNGGTIRHLVSIVNGAGSAMGGRGEKLAELLQQSNTLIARLNSRSGEIDTALRSTSELTARISERQNTLNEVIAAAGPAMTVIGNNTSQLADLTDGVARITRQLNRFPSVQGTDSRSIIKDLNDLSALFNELVLDPTVDLNVLNRAIQSLVAVTGGAALSGSGVITQLAFGALPDMNYPGDPGFHGADGTDYHAMIASLRYEYNLLLSRVYGPEHRPR; translated from the coding sequence TTGACGAGTCTCCCGCTGCCGGCACCGGGCAAGGCGGACCACGGCATCTCGTTAACCGCCGAATTCTCCAATGCGTTGAATCTGCCTGCGCAGGCGAAGGTCAGACTCAACGGCGCCGACATCGGTCAAGTCGAGTCGATTCGCGCGCAGAACTTCAACGCCCTGGTGACTATGCGTCTTCGTGCCGATGTCCCGTTGCCCATCGGTACCACCGCTGAACTGCGTTCGGCCACCCCCCTCGGTGATGTCTTCGTCGCCATCCGGACCAACCCGAACCCAGCTCCGGGCACTCCACTGCTACGTGACGGAGACAACCTCACATCAAACTCCACGTCCGCAGCCGCGACCATCGAACAAGTGCTCGGGTCGGCGGCGTTACTGGTCAACGGAGGCACCATCCGTCACCTGGTATCGATTGTCAACGGTGCCGGTTCGGCGATGGGCGGACGCGGCGAGAAGCTCGCCGAACTCCTGCAGCAGTCCAACACATTGATAGCGCGGTTGAATAGCCGGTCAGGCGAAATCGACACGGCCCTACGCAGCACCTCCGAGCTAACTGCAAGAATCTCCGAACGCCAAAACACCCTCAACGAGGTGATCGCGGCGGCCGGCCCGGCCATGACCGTAATCGGCAACAACACCAGCCAGCTGGCCGACCTGACGGACGGCGTCGCACGAATCACCCGCCAGCTCAACCGGTTTCCCTCTGTGCAGGGCACAGACAGCCGCAGCATCATCAAAGACCTCAACGACCTGTCGGCCCTCTTCAACGAACTTGTCCTCGACCCCACCGTCGACTTGAACGTGCTGAACAGGGCGATACAAAGCCTCGTCGCAGTGACAGGCGGGGCCGCTCTTTCAGGCAGTGGCGTTATTACCCAACTCGCATTCGGCGCACTGCCCGACATGAATTATCCCGGTGATCCGGGATTCCATGGCGCCGACGGCACCGACTATCACGCCATGATCGCCAGCCTCAGATATGAGTACAACCTGTTGTTGAGCAGGGTCTACGGACCTGAGCACAGGCCACGGTGA
- a CDS encoding alpha/beta hydrolase, which yields MRTIQGALVLSSRLSRKPKLSFVRRVTGLLEKLIRLPAGVDERVDVIAGVPVRRLTPSGSSATAVILHIHGGAYVSGSSRAARAHARLCVDAGLEVISVDYRLAPEAPFPAALEDTIAVYAALCDRPLVVVGESAGGGLAMSTLQLAGSRGLPMPQALVAIFPWADLTQTSRSFEVNAGRDVLTRNGLTANALYYAGDVPLDDPRLSPVRGSFEGFPSTMVIVGTSDSLFDDARTVVSRLRAADVDTTYIEVEGGIHGFIALPMPEAARSMDQVRDFVMNIVIGRSAR from the coding sequence ATGCGAACCATCCAAGGGGCGCTGGTCCTCTCCTCGAGGCTCTCGCGGAAGCCGAAATTGTCCTTCGTCCGCCGGGTGACCGGCCTGCTCGAGAAACTGATTCGGCTCCCGGCTGGTGTGGACGAGCGCGTTGACGTGATCGCCGGCGTACCCGTCCGCCGCCTTACTCCCTCCGGTTCCTCGGCGACGGCCGTCATCCTCCACATCCACGGCGGCGCCTACGTCTCGGGGAGCTCGCGGGCCGCTCGGGCCCACGCTCGGTTGTGTGTCGACGCGGGCCTCGAGGTGATCAGCGTCGACTATCGGCTGGCGCCCGAGGCGCCGTTTCCGGCCGCGTTGGAGGACACGATCGCGGTCTATGCCGCGCTGTGTGATCGACCCCTCGTCGTCGTGGGAGAGTCGGCAGGCGGCGGCCTTGCCATGAGCACTCTCCAGCTAGCCGGCAGCCGGGGGCTCCCGATGCCGCAGGCGCTCGTTGCCATCTTCCCGTGGGCGGACCTGACGCAGACCAGCCGCAGCTTCGAGGTCAACGCCGGACGTGACGTCCTCACGCGCAACGGACTCACCGCAAACGCTCTCTACTACGCCGGGGACGTCCCTCTGGACGACCCGCGGCTCTCGCCGGTGCGCGGCAGCTTCGAAGGCTTCCCGTCGACCATGGTGATAGTGGGCACGTCCGACTCGCTCTTCGACGATGCACGGACAGTCGTGAGTCGGTTGCGGGCTGCCGACGTCGACACCACCTACATCGAGGTTGAGGGGGGTATCCACGGCTTCATCGCCCTCCCGATGCCGGAAGCGGCCCGGTCGATGGACCAGGTCCGCGACTTCGTCATGAACATCGTGATCGGCCGGTCCGCGCGGTGA
- a CDS encoding cytochrome P450 translates to MTTASPVSVHPDLEGVPLGALPPNGVFVPDLYDLLRGVQERGGVEQGWFADGLPCYLITNYEDVRNGFVDTATYSPRATQELLTFPFLGPTFLGYEGKEHELHRKVVSPTFTKRRTRAYVEEMLVPQAHAVVDTFCEDGEAELMEQFCERYPLAIIGDLLGLPVDDWHKIAGWARALILGEGGTPEETRARQREVAQEFRNYVFPLLAERRTTPTTDILSQLVHGSIEGKPLTDEEILSFMLLLFPAGVDTTWMAIGAMMTAVLGTPGVVEAVKADPSLVPGIVEEALRWGSPVVLQSRLTVKDTEVGGVRIPAGSFALLGIGAANRDPERFDRPDEFIYDRNPAGQMAFSFGEHFCLGSHLARAEMATALTVMLERLPNLRLAEDVRFVGCSVRGPDTLRVSFDPSPALGAAR, encoded by the coding sequence ATGACCACCGCCAGCCCCGTATCGGTCCACCCTGACCTCGAAGGGGTGCCGCTCGGCGCCCTGCCGCCGAACGGGGTCTTTGTCCCGGACCTGTACGACCTGCTCCGTGGCGTGCAAGAGCGTGGAGGGGTGGAGCAGGGCTGGTTCGCCGATGGATTGCCGTGCTACTTGATCACCAACTACGAAGACGTCCGGAACGGGTTCGTCGACACTGCGACGTACTCACCTCGGGCGACCCAGGAGCTGCTGACCTTCCCGTTCCTCGGCCCGACCTTCCTCGGCTACGAGGGCAAGGAGCACGAGCTCCACCGCAAGGTCGTGTCGCCCACGTTCACCAAGCGACGGACCCGGGCTTACGTGGAAGAGATGCTCGTACCCCAGGCGCACGCAGTCGTCGACACCTTCTGCGAGGACGGCGAGGCCGAGCTGATGGAGCAGTTCTGCGAGCGGTATCCGCTCGCGATCATCGGCGACCTCCTCGGCCTTCCGGTCGACGACTGGCACAAGATCGCCGGTTGGGCCCGCGCGCTCATCCTCGGCGAGGGCGGCACCCCAGAGGAGACCCGCGCCCGGCAACGAGAGGTGGCGCAAGAGTTCCGGAACTACGTCTTTCCCCTGCTGGCTGAGCGGCGGACCACCCCCACCACCGACATTTTGAGCCAACTCGTCCACGGCTCCATCGAAGGGAAGCCTCTCACCGACGAGGAGATCCTCAGCTTCATGCTGCTGCTGTTCCCCGCCGGAGTCGACACCACCTGGATGGCGATCGGGGCGATGATGACTGCGGTGCTGGGCACCCCTGGCGTGGTCGAGGCGGTGAAGGCCGATCCGTCGTTGGTCCCGGGAATCGTCGAGGAGGCGCTGCGCTGGGGATCGCCGGTGGTCCTGCAGAGCCGGCTCACTGTGAAGGACACCGAGGTGGGCGGCGTCCGGATCCCTGCGGGGTCGTTCGCCTTGCTCGGCATCGGCGCCGCCAACCGAGATCCGGAGCGCTTCGACCGACCGGACGAGTTCATCTACGACCGGAACCCGGCCGGCCAGATGGCCTTCAGCTTCGGTGAGCACTTCTGCCTCGGCTCGCACCTCGCCAGGGCCGAGATGGCCACGGCGCTCACCGTCATGCTCGAGCGCCTGCCGAACCTCCGCCTCGCGGAGGACGTCCGCTTCGTCGGCTGCTCGGTCCGAGGCCCCGACACCCTCCGGGTGAGCTTCGACCCGTCGCCCGCGTTGGGGGCAGCTCGATGA
- a CDS encoding SDR family oxidoreductase has protein sequence MTSTSNEPRLLIVGASSGIGRSLAEHALKRGAHVCVSARSADALDEICAEGGGRGHAIVADLARPDDCRRMVDAAAGAMGGLDAVVIAAGWGTLSMMTDADPDTWRHAFEVNAIGPTLVCGAATEHLAPNGIVSFISSESASEVRWGLGAYAASKAALDASIEAWRLENPALRFQRVVMGATSPTGFCAGFDSALFDAALEAWVSQGIRGDLMETDDVGRQMADLLWSALDNPGLVVSDVRLVPVASGVPSPT, from the coding sequence ATGACGAGCACCAGCAACGAGCCCCGGCTGCTCATCGTCGGCGCGTCGTCAGGGATCGGACGATCGCTCGCCGAGCACGCCTTGAAGCGGGGCGCCCACGTCTGCGTGTCGGCCCGTTCCGCCGACGCTCTCGATGAGATCTGCGCGGAGGGTGGTGGCCGTGGGCACGCCATCGTCGCCGACCTCGCCCGTCCGGACGACTGCCGACGGATGGTCGACGCGGCGGCCGGCGCCATGGGAGGCCTCGACGCGGTCGTCATCGCCGCCGGCTGGGGGACCCTCTCCATGATGACCGACGCCGACCCCGATACGTGGCGGCATGCCTTCGAGGTCAACGCGATCGGTCCGACCCTCGTCTGCGGCGCTGCGACAGAGCATCTCGCCCCGAACGGGATCGTCTCGTTCATCTCCTCCGAATCCGCGTCAGAGGTCCGTTGGGGACTCGGAGCCTACGCGGCGTCGAAGGCCGCTCTCGACGCCTCCATCGAGGCCTGGCGACTCGAGAACCCGGCGCTGCGTTTCCAGCGGGTCGTCATGGGCGCGACCTCCCCGACGGGTTTCTGCGCCGGTTTCGACAGCGCCCTGTTCGATGCGGCCCTCGAGGCCTGGGTGAGCCAAGGGATCCGCGGCGACTTGATGGAGACCGACGACGTCGGGCGGCAGATGGCGGACCTCCTCTGGTCCGCGTTGGACAACCCCGGGCTCGTCGTCTCCGACGTCCGCCTCGTACCGGTGGCAAGCGGCGTCCCGTCTCCTACCTGA
- a CDS encoding DUF3298 domain-containing protein, with translation MKLTNRLVLALVAVGSIALSAVHPAQAEPAANGLGFMAVPGVIAGTSPDGLGTWSVHYQRINGGDPEVAKVINGGIDAEAMRQVQTMTWDGSTKRPWTFNATGTAFVRPITVSELFVGEYNVAEPNMPIDYLASVVFDSRSGIRITWDNLFRDKQAGLVRLSEQTAAILPTVRPPAYPTEWQHSGQLAPMDINFKYWIPTAEGIELHFPEYQFGRGLKVITVAWAKVADLIAPPFVPIMH, from the coding sequence ATGAAGCTCACTAACCGACTTGTCTTGGCGTTGGTAGCGGTAGGGTCGATCGCCCTGTCGGCGGTGCACCCGGCCCAGGCCGAGCCGGCTGCAAACGGCCTCGGGTTTATGGCCGTGCCTGGTGTGATCGCGGGTACCAGTCCAGATGGCTTGGGCACCTGGAGCGTTCACTATCAACGCATCAACGGCGGCGATCCGGAGGTAGCTAAAGTTATCAACGGCGGCATCGACGCCGAAGCGATGCGACAAGTCCAGACCATGACGTGGGATGGATCGACGAAACGCCCATGGACGTTCAACGCTACGGGGACCGCCTTCGTGCGTCCCATCACGGTTTCAGAGCTCTTTGTCGGCGAGTACAACGTCGCCGAGCCCAACATGCCGATCGATTACCTGGCATCAGTCGTATTCGACAGCCGCAGCGGAATTCGCATTACCTGGGATAACCTGTTCCGCGATAAGCAAGCAGGTTTGGTTCGGCTGTCTGAACAGACCGCAGCGATTTTGCCGACCGTGCGCCCGCCGGCATACCCGACTGAGTGGCAACACAGCGGCCAGTTAGCTCCGATGGATATCAATTTCAAGTATTGGATTCCGACCGCGGAGGGAATCGAACTGCACTTTCCCGAGTACCAATTCGGGCGCGGGCTGAAGGTGATTACGGTGGCCTGGGCCAAGGTGGCGGACCTGATCGCGCCGCCGTTCGTCCCGATCATGCATTGA
- a CDS encoding MlaD family protein → MTMSRNPLEQSARLIVIAIRWLARHRLTMSVVGLVLTLLTATTFILADSLGINPARSAYAVRVMLPESGGLLPNQDVTLRGVPIGRVESVKLTDTGVVATAAIDSDVPVPLDSSVRVSALSAAGEQYLEFRPLSDHGPNLTNGSVIGQNQTSIPVSLPRLLANGDGVLAQLDPNKLAAISDELRVGHQGPQKLAALLDGGAFLISTLNSVLPQTVSVLRTSRTVLTTLADVSPGLRATSQQLQGILHGVNAMDGGFRTLVDRGSAPLTALDAIIADNSETMVQLLGKLTTTAQLLNDRVPAIHHMLNAPRSSAFDALGSIMHDGAVWAIADIYPRYSCDYNLPRRPVSVPDYFEPYIYTYCTNPDPSILVRGARNAPRPPGDDTAGPPPGSNPLATATPTPIYPNTIPMPYGGPPPGYRTPVS, encoded by the coding sequence ATGACAATGTCGCGGAATCCGCTGGAGCAATCGGCGCGCTTGATCGTCATCGCCATACGCTGGCTGGCGCGCCATCGTCTGACAATGTCAGTGGTGGGTCTTGTCCTAACGCTGCTAACCGCAACCACTTTCATTCTGGCGGATTCGCTCGGGATCAACCCGGCACGCTCCGCCTATGCCGTGCGGGTGATGCTGCCAGAATCCGGTGGGCTTTTACCGAACCAAGACGTGACATTGCGCGGAGTGCCGATCGGGCGTGTCGAATCTGTGAAGTTAACCGACACCGGTGTGGTGGCTACCGCCGCGATCGACTCCGATGTGCCGGTGCCGCTGGACAGCTCGGTCCGGGTGTCCGCCCTGTCGGCGGCCGGCGAGCAGTACCTGGAATTTCGGCCGCTGAGCGACCACGGCCCGAACTTGACCAACGGCTCCGTGATCGGGCAGAACCAGACATCCATCCCCGTGTCTTTGCCGCGTCTGTTGGCTAACGGCGATGGCGTCTTGGCTCAGCTGGATCCGAACAAGCTTGCTGCCATATCCGACGAGCTGCGGGTCGGACACCAGGGGCCGCAGAAACTGGCCGCGCTGCTCGACGGCGGGGCGTTCCTGATCTCGACCCTCAACTCGGTGCTCCCCCAAACCGTCAGCGTGCTGCGCACCAGCCGCACCGTGTTGACCACACTGGCCGACGTCAGCCCCGGTCTGCGCGCCACTTCCCAGCAGCTGCAGGGCATCCTGCACGGAGTCAACGCCATGGACGGCGGCTTTCGCACCCTTGTCGATCGCGGTAGTGCACCGTTGACTGCCCTGGACGCCATCATTGCTGACAACTCCGAAACAATGGTCCAACTGCTAGGCAAGCTCACGACCACCGCGCAGTTGTTGAATGACCGTGTACCGGCCATACATCACATGCTGAACGCACCCCGCAGTTCGGCATTTGACGCCCTCGGGTCCATCATGCACGACGGCGCTGTCTGGGCGATCGCGGACATCTACCCCCGTTACAGCTGCGACTACAACCTTCCGCGACGGCCGGTCTCCGTGCCCGATTACTTCGAGCCCTACATCTACACCTACTGCACAAACCCGGACCCCTCCATATTGGTCCGCGGCGCTCGCAATGCACCACGCCCACCCGGCGATGACACCGCGGGCCCGCCCCCAGGCTCTAACCCGTTGGCGACGGCCACCCCAACCCCGATCTACCCCAACACAATCCCGATGCCATACGGCGGGCCCCCGCCCGGATATCGGACACCGGTGAGTTAG